The genomic DNA GTAATTAACGTACTCTGTCTCGTTAAGCAGTGTCAGTTGATAAGCTTTTACAAGGCCTGTCTTAAGCTGAGGCCGCAGACTGCATCCTGTGCCATATTCGTGTAGTAAATGCATAAAAGATTTCATCCTGTGCAGGGAAGCTAATTTATTATGAACACGAGTCTGGTTGTGCCGATTTCTGGATATGACATGACTGTGCCATGTCACAGGGTTGCCATCTCTCATTAGCTCCTGTTGGAAATGGCGGATGCTTTATCATATTTACTGTGGTGATGATCTAATGGGGTGGTTTCTCACCCACCTTTGATGTGTATACATTGATAGGTGGAGAAGGCGGAGATGATTAACACCCTGCTGTTTGTCTCGGGGATAAGCACGCTGTATCAGTGCTGGTTCGGATCGAGGCTTCCTGTTGTGATCGGTCCATCCTACACATACATCATCCCTGCTATCTCCATTGCTCTGTCCAAACGTTACGACATCTACATATACCCGCATGAGGTAAACCTAGAAGAAATCCTTCAATTCCACCATTTTTTAGGACAGTTGCAGTCTGCTCCTAAATCATGTGCCCCGAACTTGAAAAGATCTTTAGTCTTAGTTGAACAGATATGGTGATTTTGGGATGTAATTGACAATGAAAAACAGTCCTGGATTCAAGTCCTGCATCTCTGTAAACACTGTCCATTCTTTAAAGCTTTCTGCAAATAAAAGCAAGTTAGTGCCTTCTCGTAGGAGAAGGTTAAGAATCAATATGTAAAGAGTTTTGGCAACTCACGAAAATTCAAGACAAGAATACTTGATGATATTTTTTTGTCGAACAACTGTAGAGGTTTGAGCACACTTTGAGAGGGATGCAAGGAGCACTTCTCACGGCTTCATTGTTCCAAGTGATTTTTGGGTTCCTTGGTTTCTGCAGAATATTTGCAAGGTAATACGAGCTTCCTAATTATAAATTCCCCATCTCCCCCCTGTTTTCATAGAAAAATGACACCAGCACCCTCTGTACTGACCTGAACGCACGGAGTAGCCTTTGATAAAAACCGAGACTCGCGGACCATGTCATCAATGTTAGTTCAGTGCTCCTCAGGGCCTAGAACTTCATGCTAGGATACTGGTGCTGAGGTGGCATCCCGATGGAACTGATAAATTGTCCACAGATTGGATGGTCGAAGAACCATATGAAATTTAAGAATGTCGTCGATCTTCATTCATTTATGAGGAGTTGGTTAATTTCGGTGATCTATATGTTATGCAGGTTTCTTTGTCCCCTGTCGGCAGTTCCTTTCGTAACCCTTGTTGGACTCGGGCTTTATGCAAATGGTTTCCCACAAGTAAGAAAAGAAGACGCACACCTTAAATGCTTTGTTTGTTTCATGGAACATATAGTCTTGAAAATGATCAGATCTGGATTTTCCATTTCCGAAAAATCTTGCACCTATAATTTCCATGGGCTTGGTGCATGGCAAACATGGGTTTGTTCTGTCCTAGTTTTCACTGAGACGCAGGATTTAGATTTATGCAGTACCAAGAAACATATGAATGCATGGAGTCCTTCAGAATACTAACATTTACATATGGAAAATTTTAATCGAATTAGATCTTACTTAACATTTGTCCTTTATGCGTTGCAGCTGGCAAGATGCATTGAGATTGGACTTCCCGAGTTGATTCTGCTGGTGATCATTTCTCAGGTAATCAAGAACAGGTGCTACTAGTACTCACTGGTATATTAGCCACCTCTTCTTTTGGTCTGAATCCGAGACCAACCTATAAGAAATGTTATATGTTGTCTTTTTGTCTATGCTCATTTAGTATAACATGTGAGGGGGCAAATTTTGGCATAGTTGGGAGTATTTTAATGTGATTAAAAATGGATTGCGAACCAGCTGAACTTCTCTGTTTTTTCCTTTGGTTGTATTGTGCTGTTGCAGCATGTGCCTCACTTCATGAAATCACGAAGGGCCATATTTGAGCGGTATGCTGTCCTAGTCTCGGTGATGATCGTGTGGGCATTTGCTGCAGTTCTGACTGTTTCCGGTGCCTACGATAGAAGATCTCCCAATACTCAGTTTAGTTGCAGGGTAGATCGCACTGGGCTCCTTAGAGCAGCCCCTTGGTGAGCTTACACCACTCTATACAAAGCATCAAGTTGTTTGTTTGCAAGTATTTTCTGGCACCGTCCTTAGAGACGGTCTTCAAAACAAGTTCAAGATATGCTCTGGGATTGCTCAGTCTATTGCAGCACCTTATCGTAACAACTTCCCGAAAAAGACTGATGACTAGTTGTGTTTTGGATGTTTCTGATATCGAAGATCATTCATGGTTCatgttttcaattttgttcCCTTGTTTTCCAAAATTCTCAAGAACTTATGCAGAGCGATCATTTGTCAAAATCTTAACTAAGAGAACGATTTATACTTGCAGGATAAAGTTTCCCTATCCGTTCCAATATGGCGGTCCCACTTTCAATGCCGGTGATGCTTTTGCTGTGATGGCGGCAGCACTGGTTGCCCTTATAGAGGTTCCCTATATGATTGATCTTATGACTTTGTTTTCGCTCACATTAGAAATTAGTTGAGAAAACTATGCCCGACCAAAGAGCGTTATAAACAGCATTCTTTTCACCTGTGCAGTCGATGGCGACATTTATTGCAGCATCGAGATTTGCAAGTGCTACGCCAGTGCCGCCCTCGGTGCTGAGTCGTGGAGTTGGTTGGCTGGTAAAATGACTCGTGCAAAACCTTGGAGTTCAACTATCCATCTATCATGTTCTGATTCCATATTTCAATTGTCGACATTTCAGGGATTAAGCACTTTCATCGGCAGCTTTTTTGGCACGGGAGTCGGCTACACGGCATTAGTGTACATATTTCATCCCTATCCATTCATTCTTGCAAATTGAGAGATATGCCTTTAGAATGCACTCGATTTTGCCTATTTTTCCTATGCTtctttttcagtgaaaatgCCGGTCTATTGGGTTTAACCCGAATTGGGAGTCGAAGAGTCGTCGAAATCTCGGCTTGCTTCATGCTCTTCTTTTCCGTGCTAGGTTTGTTACTGTAATAGCTCACCAATTATTGAGTTGTCCACACCTTTTCATTCTGCTAGTTCTTGTATAGTTTTACGGGGTAAATAATTCATACCGTTCACAGGAAAGTTTGGTGCAATCCTTGCTTCAATTCCGCTGCCAATTTTCGCAGCTGTGTATTGTGTCCTCTATGCTTATGTGGGTAAGTTTCGTTACTTATATCTCCGAATTTTCTGAAAGCACTTCAGGCGAACATTCTTCCCCTGTGTACTCAAAAGCCGTTTGTTCGAGCAAGACGTTGGAAGTGGTTGAGAGTACTTTGTTTCGTATTAAAGCAGAGGGAAAAGACAGGCATCATAAACAATTTTCAGATTGGCTTGATATGATGCTCATTTGCTTCTGCAGCTGCGGCAGGGCTTGGGTTGCTGCAGTTCTGCAACTTGAACAGCTTTAGGACGAAGTTCATCCTCGGGTTCTCTCTCTTCATGGGCCTCTCTGTTCCCCAGTACTTCAACCAATACTTCTTTTACTCGGGTTACGGCCCCGTCCACACCCGTTCCATTGCTGTAAGTCCATTGAACTTTTACTTATTTTCATATTACTCCTTTTCGATGGCGAGTGTAGCCACAACCTGTAAAAGTTGAATGCAACATCAAAGCTCCATTTGACTCTTCAATTATTGCTTGCAGTTCAACAGCATAGTGCAAGTGATATTCACATCTGCAGCAACTGTGGCCCTCATCGTGGCCTTGTTCCTGGAGCGAACCCACAGCATCGGGCACGGACCAGTTCGGAGGGACAGCGGGCGGCACTGGTGGGCAAAGTTCTATACTTTTGAGGCTGACATCAGGAGCGAGGAGTTCTATTCGTTGCCCTATAATCTCAACAGGTTCTTCCCTTCATTCTAGTGGTGAGTTCTGACTGATCGGGAATGGACGAACGGTTGGTTAGTTACAGTATGATGCtgaattctttttttgttgaacTAGCTTAGAAGCAGAAAGAGTTCAATACATTTTATTATACGAGTGACAGATGAGCCAAAAACAGACCTGGGCTTACTTTATCTGCAAGATactttttaacttaattccGATGTCATATACTGGTgaacatatataaaagctcAGGTAGTAAACTTATCAGAGCTGCCTGATTTTATGAGCTCAAATCTTGGCCATAGTCACTCGATCATGGTAACGTGAAATTACACTCAAAGCCACTGTATCTCTACCTGGGTGGCCTGACCGATGCCAAGATCTGGGTTGTGAAACCAGCTTGCCTTGCAGCCTACGTCAAGGTCCGACAAATGCCTTTGACATGACTAACATTAACAACTTTTTCTGCATCCATATCAGGATGCTGGAAAATTGCTCCCATCTTATTTGCGATGTACAAACAATTATATGAGAACGAACATCTTTCTGGTGACAGTTTTTTTCCTGACTTGACAGCATGTAAACCAAAAAACTTGGCGCTAGCTTAAGTTTCTTGTCTGGCATACGATATAGCTTCTTAATTCTTAGTAGGGCTAATCTTATACACATGCCTTAAATAGTCGTCCACCACGACCCTCCTATACCTCCCAGTCGCTCCTTTCAGGGGCACAATCTCTGCATCCAAGGGTGGATCGTAGAACAACGCGATGGAGATGCATTCCACATTGCAGTGGATCAAGGCCCTGTGACACGGGTTCTTGACCTTCCCATCAGTCATGATTTCAAGCAAATCCCCAGCACTCACAAGCAGTGCACCTTTGGGCCACTCAACGGTCCTCAAACTCTGTGGGCCCTGCCGAGTGAGCACCTGGAGGCCGCCGGTGCCGGCATCAAGCTGGAACAGGAGGGTCAGGGCACTTGCATTAGCGTGGGGGTGGATGGCCCAGCGCCAGGTCAGGCCTTGGGCAGGGCGGGTAGTAGTTTACCCTGTGTTCATCTCAGATCTTCCAGGATCGAATGCCTGGAGGAGCACGTTCTTCTCCAAGGAAAAGGATTCGACCAGGGATTCCAGGACTTGTTGGGCTTGATCACATAAGTCTCCATTGCACGCCTGCATGAAAGTGATTAAAGATATACGATGTTAATTCTAAAATGGCATTTTTAGGAAATGGATTAAATATACGATGTTCTTAGCCCTCcttttttccttctccttATGGGAAGGTATTTTATGGGGTCGATTGTGTCATGGGAATGACATTTTTTCAGGTGATATGGAAGGTAGCGGCAGTAAGCCTCGGGTGGAGTTCTTGTTGAGAGAAGTAGGGGTGTTTTTGGCTGGTTTAGGGGTCACTGTCTTGGTGGGAAGGGAAGAGCTTATGGTAGTGGTGGCACTAGAGCGTTGAGAGAAACGGTTATGGAGTTTTGGAGCTGCTGATCCAGGCTTGTTCATAGCAGTATGGGTGGATTCTTGTAACTTAGCTGGAGAGTAAGTTTGAGGTAATGTCGTAGGGTGGAACATCCTCACAAGTAATTGGACCTCAGACTTCAAACCTACCAAGAAATGACTCAGAGCATCGACCTCCTTAATGGAAACCTTATTCGATAACACATCAAACTCATCCATATACTCCTACGAATCCCCGGTTTGTCTCAAATTCTTCAAAGCAGCCATTGGATCTTCAAAACTCATATCCCCAAATCTCTCTAACACAACAGTCACATACTCCTTCCAACTCACTATTTTACTTTCAGTGATCAAAGCCCTCATATATGGTTGGTGCCACTGTAATGCTGTCCCTTCTAAGTGAATGGCTACCCAAAAAACTGCTCATATCAATACAACCAATCCCTCACTCCATCCCCATTGAGCTTGGGAAATACTAACAAACTAACTCAGACTATTTAGGAATACATCCCTCTTCTTACAACGTTTTCCATCCTCAGCCcttactttttatttattactatttGGTCCACCAGAAGGTTTGCTACGTGACAGCAGATCGATGCACTAAAACTGATTTGAGCACAGAAATGCAATAATCTCTCTTACCTATCAGGCAGGCAGGTAACTCCTCGACGGCTGAGTTCTTGCACCACCGGCACTCCGGATGTTCTTAACGGACCATCTCGATCAGTGAAGCTTACTTCATGGAAGCAAAAcctcttcaacctctccatgATCTTGCTAATAAAAGTGGTTAATGTGATTGTGGACTTGGCTTTGTCTGGATGCTTATAAGaggaaataatttctttttatcgCTTGACTATGAAAGGAAATAATCAACTGCAcgtttgtatatttttatctatTGACAACTAAGCTTGTGGAAAAAATACAGATAACCAGAATAATAAGTGGAAGGAGTCATTCTCATACCTTATCAACCGTTGGATCGACTCGAAATAAACGATTGAAAAGCAATATCAGATATCGAATCTGATGGCTATGAGTGTTCGAGATAATATCTCCATAAATTAGGAATTAGAATATTCTAAGTAAAATCGTATCGATCAATTAGGTTAGctgaaattttagaaaattttcaagatCTAATTATGATATTATGCTGATATTAGGAGACCATATGTTTTCTAATCAGTTATGTCATCAAGTCTATAAATAGGCCAGCTCACTATTTAATTTGTCGAGTCGTTCTATTGAGTTCATATTTTCTACTCCCGTGATTTTCGGCTTGGCCACCAtgtatatatcttatataaaATTCGTCAATGAGCACTTCACATTTATGgaatttttaagtaaaaaattgCTGAATGATTGGATCTCTTATATAAAATTCGTCAATGAGCACATCAGATTTATGgaatttttaagtaaaaaatggCTGAATGATTGGATCTCGATGAACACATGCTGCACACTAATTTTATTCAGGGTATTTGCTTATCGCTTATCGCTCATGATCAGATATGATTTTACGTGATTTGTTCACTCAAATTGTATTAAAAGGTCTCTCCCTTTTTATTGTTCAGAACTAATGTTCACTGCGGATAAAGATTTAAATCTGATGGTTTTCCTTTTCCGTTGAACATCGTAGAGGTTTGAGCACACCGTGAGAGGGATTCAAGGAGCGATTATCGTGGTGGTGTTCTTCCAAATGATTATTGGATTCTCTGATTTCTGGAGAATATTCGCAAGGTAACACGAGCTTGCTGATGACAAACTTTCCCGATCTCCGGACAGTTATAAAGAGAATGAACATCATATATACCGAGCTTGATGAtggtaaattatttttcctccAGAACATAAGGTTTTCGACAAATCATACATAGAGCTTGACAGATGTAAATCAAGAAACTCGGCCCTCGCTAACTCTCTTGTTTGGCATACAATATAGCTTCTTTAGTCTTAGTAGGGCTAATCTTATAGTAATGCCTGCAGTAGTCGCCGACCACGACTTTCCTATAACTCCCACTCCCTCCTGTCACGGGTACGATCTCTGCATCGGAGGGTGGGTTGTAGAACAATGCGATGGAGATGCGTTCCACTTCGGATTGGGTCATGACCCTGTGCCAAGGGCTCTTGACCCTCCCGTCGCTCATTATCTCAAGCAAGTCGCCGGCATTCACAAGCAATGCACCTCTGGGCCACTCCACGGTCCTCCAGCTCTGTGGGTCCTGGCCATGGAGCACCTGGAGGCCGCTGGTGCCACCATCAAGCTGGACCAGGAGGGTCAGAGCGCTTGCATCAGTGTGTGGGTTGAGGCCTATTGTCAGGTCAGGCCTTGGGCAGGGCGGATAGCAATTCACCCGGACTTTCACCTCGGATCTTCCGGGGTCGAAGGACTGGAGGAACACGTGCTTCTCCAGGGAAAACGATTCGGCCAGGGATTCCAGGACTTGGTCCAGGACCTTTCGGGCTTGATCCACATAAGTCTCCATTGCACGCCTGCGTGAAATATATTGAAGTATATGATCTGAAAAACATCGATATTAGCATGAAACTCGGAAAAGAATGGATAGGACCAAATTCCAATCTAATCAAACGCTTCACGGTACGGTGTGTCCAAAAGTACCTGAAATTGGCTGGCGTTTGAGGCCAAACATGGAGCCCATCAGTTGCCCCCTTAGGCAAAGCCTTTACTGCTAACCGATCTATCCATTCCAATATCTGATCATCCGATTTCACGAAATTCCTACCATATCCCAGGTTATCGGCGCTTGCATACGACCCGACACACATCTTCTTGTCTTCGAAGGACAGCCCAAAGAATTCCTGAACCACACACTTCACCTCGTCTAAAACAGCGGAGCCTATGCCATGCTCCTTGATCAGAAACATGCCCTGTTCCTTGGCACCCTTGGCTAGCTTGGCTAGCTCCTCGGCAGACCCGGCCCGTACTTTAATCATGTCTATCATTTGAAGGATCTCTAAGTTGGTGAAGTTTTGAGCCTCGTCCTGATGGGCCGATTTCAACTGTATAAACCTTTTTGAGGAAACTATCCATATGAGCCATAGTCACTTCATTCAACTCAAACTGATCTAGCACAAAAACGGAATCTCTCTTACCTTTCAGGCAATCGGGTGACTCCTCGACGGCTGAGTTCTTGCACCACTGGCACTCGGGTTGTTCTTAATCGACCATCTCGATCGGTGAAGCTCACCTCATGGAAGCAAAactcctcctccccctccaTGATCTTGCTGAAAGTGGCCAATTGGTGATTATGGAGTGGTTGTGAAGATAAAACAAGAGAGGAACAAGACAATCTATGCACAGTACTTCTAGAATAATCATCCAATCCATCACCCATATATCTTGTCTACCGTTGGAGCAACTCAAAATTAACTCGAATGGCCAGGAGATTTTTGCTGTTCGGAAAACGTTCAACGACAAAGAAAATTACTGTCCATCTTTGCACTCAAATTCTATCACgacttttcaaaaattatacaGAAAGGTATGACATTTCATTTTAATCTCAAATCTAATATGACATTTATTTGAATTCCCAATTCTAGCACGACTTTtcgaaaataatataaaaaagcacgacattttattttagtctaaaatcttgcatgactttttattttagtctCAAATCTAGTACGATAAGTGGACCctgcatatttttttatataatttcacATATTTTCACTTATCGAAAATGTTATAACACGCGACACCGTTAATGCATAGTTGGCCTCTACCgttaaaattgatgaaaaatttaatGGTATGCTAGATTTGAGACTAAAACGAAAGTTCGCGCTAGATTTGAGATTAAAACTAAAGGTCGTGctagaattaaaaattcaagtgAAGATCGTGCTTTTTTACATGATTAACCCctttttttcccaaaaaagaaaaagtaacaTGGATTAGTCTCAACTATGAACTGAAAAAACATTTCCTGATCTTACTactaagaaaaggaaatatttCGAGCTTTACACCTAAAATTTGGGTTGGGGAAATTTCTACACTCCCGGC from Punica granatum isolate Tunisia-2019 chromosome 2, ASM765513v2, whole genome shotgun sequence includes the following:
- the LOC116197794 gene encoding nucleobase-ascorbate transporter 4, coding for MAAPKADDFQPHPVKDQLPGVDFCLTSSPPWPEAIIMGFQHYLVMLGTTVLIPTLLVPLMGGGNVEKAEMINTLLFVSGISTLYQCWFGSRLPVVIGPSYTYIIPAISIALSKRYDIYIYPHERFEHTLRGMQGALLTASLFQVIFGFLGFCRIFARFLCPLSAVPFVTLVGLGLYANGFPQLARCIEIGLPELILLVIISQHVPHFMKSRRAIFERYAVLVSVMIVWAFAAVLTVSGAYDRRSPNTQFSCRVDRTGLLRAAPWIKFPYPFQYGGPTFNAGDAFAVMAAALVALIESMATFIAASRFASATPVPPSVLSRGVGWLGLSTFIGSFFGTGVGYTALVENAGLLGLTRIGSRRVVEISACFMLFFSVLGKFGAILASIPLPIFAAVYCVLYAYVAAAGLGLLQFCNLNSFRTKFILGFSLFMGLSVPQYFNQYFFYSGYGPVHTRSIAFNSIVQVIFTSAATVALIVALFLERTHSIGHGPVRRDSGRHWWAKFYTFEADIRSEEFYSLPYNLNRFFPSF
- the LOC116197820 gene encoding probable 2-oxoglutarate-dependent dioxygenase ANS gives rise to the protein MEGEEEFCFHEVSFTDRDGRLRTTRVPVVQELSRRGVTRLPERFIQLKSAHQDEAQNFTNLEILQMIDMIKVRAGSAEELAKLAKGAKEQGMFLIKEHGIGSAVLDEVKCVVQEFFGLSFEDKKMCVGSYASADNLGYGRNFVKSDDQILEWIDRLAVKALPKGATDGLHVWPQTPANFRRAMETYVDQARKVLDQVLESLAESFSLEKHVFLQSFDPGRSEVKVRVNCYPPCPRPDLTIGLNPHTDASALTLLVQLDGGTSGLQVLHGQDPQSWRTVEWPRGALLVNAGDLLEIMSDGRVKSPWHRVMTQSEVERISIALFYNPPSDAEIVPVTGGSGSYRKVVVGDYCRHYYKISPTKTKEAILYAKQES